The segment ATGCGCCGGACCCGTCCGGCGCGGGAAAGGGAGCGGTGATGGCTCCGTTCCCACAACGGCTCCAGTTCCATCAGAAGCTGGTCGAACTCGGCGGGACTTAACCCCACCAGCCGCTCAAAGGACCGCCCCCTGGACTTCAGCTTCTCAAGCCGTAACACCTTTGAACCTACCTGCTCCCACCTCTACTGCGCAACAGGTCTTGAACTTCAGTTGTGCTGAACTGGCGCCCGCTGAGCACCAAAAAGTTATTCATCTTCAATTCAACTGGGGGCTGGCGGGACGTAAAGGCGGCATAACGTCCACCTAGGGTCCTCCTATCTGCGTCGATCGTCGCCCTCCTGCACCATGTTCTGGAACCGATTACCTGACATACCGTGTAGCGCTTCCGGTAACTATTCAAGACCCCCCATTACAAGGACTATGACGACACCAGCATACAGATCCGCTTCTCGAAGGTTGTTGCTTTTTGGGCCCAAAATACGGGTAGGCGACGCATCACGGTTCGCGTGCGTAAACCGTCAGAAAGCGGCATCCATTCCTTCCAAAGGCTCATGGCTTGGCTCAGCCGAGAAGTGGGAGTACCCGGGCAGTAGGCGTCAGGCCCAGCCGGGTCCACGCGACGGGCCGTAGGGCGTCTTGCACGGCGGAGCGGGTGCGGCGGGGCGCGAAGCCCGTGAGGAGGGTCGTCGCGGCCACGGCGAAGAGCGTGACGGGCGTGGCGCCCGGCAGGGTGCTCAGGATGCCCACGGCGACCTGCGTGACGGCCAGGGCCAGGGGCAGCGCCCGCCGGAACGGGACCGTCAGGGCCAGGGCCGCACTCCACGCGGCGGCGCCCAGGAGCGCGGCGGTGCCGTTGCCGGAGAATGCCGCCAGCAGGAGGAGCAGCAGGGCCGGGCTGAGCCGGGCGCGATCGAGGCGCTGATGGGCCGGGGCGCACCAGGCGAGCAAGACCCCTACTACGGCGGCGAGCGCGGAGAGGGCCAGCACCACCGTGGCCGGCGAGGGGCACACGAGGGACGCGAACGGGACGAGGCTGGAAAGCAGCACCGTGACCGGCAGCGCGATCAGGTACCCGGTCACCGCTTCCAGCGGCCGCCGGAACAGGCGGAGAGTCGCGCGGGTCATGGCTCAGCCGCTCCGCACGGCGGTCTGCTGCAGCTGCGCGAGGACGGCACTGAAGGTGCCGGCGCGGGCGTGCCCGAGCCCCTGTCCGGTGTTGGCTTCGAGGGTGGCCTCCACCTGGTGGCCCAGTGGGTGCCGGTCCAGGATGATCACGTCCCCACCCCGCAGGTCGAGGACCGGATCAGGGGCGAGTGGGAGTGGAGGCCAGCCCAGCGCGGCGGCGATCTTCCCGAGGGTCGCCTGCGCACCCCCCTGGTGGAGGACGGTGACCCCGGCGGGATCGGTGTCGGTGCGGGAGACGCCGATCCAGGCGCCGGCAAGCGTCCAGCCGAGCGTGAGGCGAACCCGCGGCGGACGGGCTGGTGCGCCGTGGAGCGATCGGGGACCCAAGTGAGGTGTCATGCCCGCAGGGTGAGGGCGCGAGGGTGTCGGCAGGGCATCACCCGGGTGCGCTGCTGGGGCCTACCCTTCCTCCGGCGTGTCTGCGGTGATGGTCCAGGGAAGGGGTTGCTCGTCGTGTTGGAACCGCGGTGCATATGTGCCCTGTACCTCCAAGAGGCGGAGGACACAGAGCTCCACGTAGGTCAGCGCGAGGTCGACCAGGTCAGAGGAGGCTCTCTCCGTGAGCGCTTGCAGTTTCGCCGCGCTGCTGGGGTGCACGTAGCTGTTCCGGACGGCCACGATCGCGCGGGGGCCATGGGCGGGCTCCACTTCGGGTCGCGCTGGCCGCTCCGCCTGATCAGGGCAGGTGGGTCGCCCCGACGGTCCGCTCTTGGGAGCGTGGTGTGCCTCTCGCGCCTGCTTGTGCAGCGCGGCGCGCTGATCTTCCGCCTGAAGAAAAGCGCTGAGCTCCTGCGTCTGCGCGGGCAGATTCGCGTCAATCCCGAAGGCCTGGAGGAGCTCCGTGAGGTGAACGGCCGCGTTGCCGGATTTGAACTGCCTCTTGCTTTTCAGCTTGCGAACTTCTGTCAACTCCGTCCAGGACAGTGTTTCCAGGGCGACCTGGGCGGAGATCAGTTGACTGACCACATTGCCTTCACTGGGCGCGTCAATGTAGAGCCCCATAACGGTGCGCAGAGACGTCGTCCAGGTGGCGTCGCGGAGGAGTGGATACAGCCCCTCGCACACCTGCTGGAGGCCATCCTCGTTGTGACGGTGGTACCAGTTCGTGGACGGGCGGTACCGGGAGATTCTGGTGACCTCTGCAGCGATCCAGGGACCTTGTTCGGTGGTCGCGTGGCGCCACGTTCCAGCGCCCACCCAACGGCCCTGGGCAAAGCTGAAGCCCCAGCCCAGTGCATCGAACGCATGGTCCAGATCGGGGTCATCGGTCTGGAAGGGTGCGCCGTCACTTCGCTGCACCCGACCGACCGCGGTGACCGCGAACATATGCCCTTCCGCCTCCGCGTCGTCGAGGACCTTAGTTGGGACGTGATCCAGCGTGAAAAGGAACGGACCCATCGTCAATATCAGGCGAGCACGTCTAATTCCTTTGGGCTCCTTCACCCACTGCCCAAGCCAGGTGGGGCCATTCACGACCCAGAAATCAAGCGTAGATACCGTGGCGGCTCCACGGACAAGCCGTGTCAGCAGGTACGCTCTGGCCTCCGCACTCCAGCGGATGGGCAGAGCGTCGGTCGCCTCGAAGCCTGGAATGGTCAGCTGGCCGTGAGCGTCCCCTTGTGGATCAGTGGGGATGGGTTGCCCCGTGGCGGTGAGCGCCGGATCCGGCCAGAGCTTCAACTGCACGGACAAGCCTTCCGGCGCGCCACCAAACAGTGAGCCTTCGCCTTCAAAGATCACGATTGGGTCTTTGAGCGATGTGGGCAGTGAAATATCCAGTGCAGGCGGCGCGTCAAACCAGGACATCCCCCCATTGTGCCCGGTGGCGCTACGTGCCGCTGCCAAAGAGGGGAATGACCCCACGGCAGTCGGGGAAGCGCGTGCAGCCCCAGATGCGGGTTCCCCGGCGTGGTCCGGTGCGGACGTCCCGGATGGTCATGCGCGCCCCGCAGCGGGGGCAGGCGGGACTGTTCACGCTCGCCGCCGCCCGCCGCGTCGCCGCCTGCGCCAGGTCCTGCGCGCGGGTGAGCAGCGCCATCGTGTCCGGCGCCGTGTGCAGTAGACGCACGCGCACGCCCCGCGTGTGCAGCAGGTCCCGGATCTCCCCCACCCGCTGCGCCAGTTCCGGCTTCCGGGCCTGCTGCGCGTCATCCAGGAGGCGGCGCACCAGGTCGCTGCTCGTCACGAGTTCCACGTGCGTGTGCGCCGGCACCGCCCGCAACGCCTCCCGCACGGCGATCAGGTGCGCCTCGTGCGGCGTGGTGCGCTCCAGTTGCCCGTCCTGCTCCCACGTGGCCCGGTCCCCCACGGCGAGCACTAGGCCGAACCCGCCCGGGCTGGGCGTGCCGGTCGCGTGCCCAGCTACGAACGCCGTGTGCATCAGGCCTGCAAGGCGGAGGGCGGAGCGAGGAGGCCCTGGAGTTCCTCGCAGCGCTCGACGGCCGTCTCCAGCAGGCCCCGCTGGGACCAGGTGAGCGCCTCAGGCTGCGCCATGAGGACCTGAAGGGCGCCCCGGAGCTGGCGGGTGGCGTCCAGGACCTCCGGTTCGGGCGGCAGGCCGCTCAGGCCCTCGAGGACGCGGGTGGCGGCCAGCTCGGCGCGGCGGATGAAGGTGGGGGTGAGGGGCTGCATGCCGCGCAGGGTGGTCGCGCGCGGGTCCACGTGTCAACTAATATTCATCCCCCTACCTTTTTTAAAGTGCATAATGACGTATGCCCCTTCGACTCACGCAGGCGCTGGCGAACGTCCTGTACGTCCTCCAGCACGACCCCCCACCGCACTACCCCTACCACCTGGCCAAGCGCACCGCCGTCACGCAGGGGGCCATCTACAACCTGCTCGACCGCCTCGAGGAGCACGGCCTCGTCACCAGCGACCTGGAGGACATCGACCCCAAGGTCGCCGGCCGCCCCGCCCGACGCCATTTCGCCCTCACGGCCGCTGGCCGTGAACGCGCCACGACGCTCACCCAGGCGCGTCCTCCCCTCCTCCCGAGGGTGCCGTGACCCTGCCTGACGACGCCCGCGCGGAGCTGTGCCGCACGCAGATCGAGTTTGCCGTGCTCCGCCTGCCCGAGTACGCCCGGCAGCGCCTCAGCGATGACTGGTCCAGCCAGCTGGCGATCCTCCTGATCGAGGATCTCGACGAGGCCGAGCGGTACGTCGCCGAGATCCAGGCTGATCTGCCCAGCGTGGTGCGCCGCACCACCTGGCGTGACCCCGCCACGCAGCGCGCACTACGCACCGCCCTGACCGTGATCATCACGCCGCTCCTCGCCGCAGTGCTGGCTGCGCTGGCCGGGCGCCTCTCCGTCATCATCCAGGCTGGGGGCATTCCGGCCGACCTGCAGGCCGATGCGGTCGGCCACGCCACGTGGCTGACCCAACGCGTGTGGGAGGCGTGCATGCCCGCCCTCCTGATCGCGCTGGCTGCGGCAGTGTGGGTCAATCCCGCCCAACACCGGCTGATCCTGTGCGGCGGCCTCGCCACTGCACTCGCCATCACCGGCTGGTCCTGCGGGTTCGGCGTCCCCCTGTGGGCCCTGGTGCCCAGCGCAGCCCTCGCCATCGGCCGAGCGCTCACGACCACACCGCGCTGATCCTCACCACACTGAGCCCCCCAGGTCATCCCTGGGGGGCAACGCAGGGGGGCGAGCCCCATGAAGTCGCACCACCCCGTCTGGCCTGAGTGCCGTCCAGGCCGTGTTCGTCTTGATTCAGGTGGGGTGGACCAGCGGCCACGCCGCCCGTTCCCCAAAGGTGAACAGGCGCGCCCTCACGGAGCGCGCCCAGGACCTAGATGTTCGCAGTCACCAGGGATGACTCCGTGCTTCAGGCCTGCGCCTCCACGCGGATGCCCAACCGCTGGGCGAGGGGAAGCAGGGCCTGAACGTCCGTGCGGACTGAGTCCTGCACCTTCACCACATCAGGCGACAGGTTCTTGAGCGCGGCCTTGAATTCCTCCGGCGTGGTGGAGGAATTGATCGTCAGGACGGAAAAGTCATCGGACATCTGATAAGGCATAGGGCTCCTCACGGCACGATCAGGCTGGACTCAATGGCCGGGCTGCTCACGACACGCCGAATGTCGTTGGCCACGGGCATCCTGGTCCAGACGTCCTGTGTGTGGTCGTGGCACAAGGACAGGTGGTGGCGAACGAGAGACAGCGTCTCCACGGGCTCAGAAGGTGAGTTTCGCGCCCAGGCGCACCCCGCCGCCCAGGCCGCCCGCGCTGCCGTCCGCGAGGCCCGTCCCGGCGCCCTTGCGGCTCAGGTAGTACCGGCCGTCCAGTTCCACGAACACCTTCAGCGTGTCCGTGAACGCGTAGTTCACGCCGCCCAGCGCGCTCACGAACCCGTCCGCCGCGCTCGCCCCCGACTGCCGGTCCGGGCTGACCAGCACGCCCCCACCCAGCCCCACGTACGGCTGGAACAGCGCGTCCGCCCCGCCGAACGGGCGCGTGACGTTCGCCTGCGCGCTGTACAGCCGCGCCGACGAGTTGAAGTCCGCCGCAGCCTGCACGCCGAACCCACCGGCCACCTGCTGCAGGCCCAGCACGGCGCTGTACCCCACCCCGTCCACCAGGCTCTTCTGCACCCCGCCCCCCACGTACGCGTTCGCGGGCGCGTCAGGGCGGAACGTCACGTTGGGCAGGTCCCCCGGCTTGGGCTCCGCCGCCTTCGCCGAGACTGCGGCGGCGGCCTGATCCTGCGCCGCTTTGGCCTGCAGCGCCGCCTTCTCCGCCTCCAGGGCCGCCACGCGCGCCTCCAGCGCCTGCACCTGCTCGGCACTTGCCGCGCCGGCCTGCACCGCCGCGAGGTCCGTCTTCGTGGCGGCCTGCGCGGCCACCGCGTCCACGTCGGACTTCGTGGCCGCCACCCCCACCACCTGCTGCAGCGTGCCCTCTACGACCCCCAGGCGGGCCTTGACGTCATCCACGTCCGTCACCACGTCGGTGAGGCGGGTGTTGATGGTGACGATCTGCGCGGCGAGTTCCGTGATCGCCCTGGCCAGCACGTCCAGGTCCGCGGGCGTCAGTTGCGCCTGCACGCCCGGCAGCTGGAACACGCCCTGGGACAGCAGGCGGGCGAAGATGGCAGCCGCCTCATAGCGGGTGATGGCCTGGTTGCCGCGGAAGGTCCCGTCGGGGTACCCGAGGATCAGGCCCTTCTGGATGAGCAGGGTCACGCCCGCGCGCGCCCAGTGCCCGGCGGGCACGTCCACGATCGCGCCCGGCGTGGCGGGCTTGGCCGGGGAAGCGGTCTGCGCAGCGGGTGAAGCGGGTGAAGGCGCCGGCATTGCGCTCGGTGCGGTGCTCTGGGCGGCGGCGAGGGAGGCGGTGAGGGTCAGGGTCAACAGGGTCAGGTGGGTACGCATGATGGGCTCCTTTGCCGCTCAAGATGAGCGCGCGAGACTGGGGTGAATCAGAGCCGGGGCGGCGTGGTGCGGGCCATCGCCTCGCGGATCTCCGCCACGCCCGCCGGTGTGCGCACGCCGTTCACGAACACCGTCGGGGTGCCCTTCATGCCGGCGGCCTTGTGCTGGTCGAGGTCGAGTTGCACCTGCGTGTCCACCGCGCGGTCGTGCAGGCAGGCGTCGTACGCCTGGAGGTTCAGGCCCGCGTCCCGCGCCACGTCCCGCAGCAGCCCAGGGGTGGCCCACGCGTCCCGCTCGTCGCCCTGCCGGGCGTACAGGGCCGCGTTCACCTTCAGGAACTGGGCGTTGCCCTGCCGGAAGGCGCACTCGGCGCTGCGGGCGGCGTCGCGGCTGTCGGGCGCGAGGAACGGGGAGTGCAGGAACACCACGTGCGCCTGGCCGGTGCGGACGAGCTGCTGCTCGATCAGGGGGAGGTGCGTGCGCTCGAACGCCTGGCAGTTCGGGCACTTGTAGTCACTGAATAGGACGATCTCTGCCCCGACCTTCGGGTTGCCCAGCACGGGGCGGCCGTCGGTGTTGAACACGTGGGTGGCGCGGTCCTCACTGCCGTTCGGGAGGAAGAGGATGGCGGCCAGGGCAGCGACGCTGGTCACGGCGAGCACGAGGCCGAGGGTGCGGCGCTGCTGGGTGGGGTGGTCACGGGGCTCGGCGGGAGTCATGCGCCGGACGGTATCGGCGCGAGACTTCGCTGCGCCGCCTCAGGTGGGCGCCGCTTGTGGTCCAGAAGTGGTCAGAATGCAGGGATGAGCCCCCTGGACGCCCGCAGCCTGGTCACCGCTCGTGTCTGAGGTCGAGCAGCAGCTCCGGGAGGCCATGCAGGCGTGTGGGTGTGCGGATGCGGCCATCTGGACGCTCGCGCAGGCCCAGGTGGGCCACGTCCTGCTGAGCCGCGCGGTGGCCACCGTGTTCAACCTGACGCTCACGGACGCGCGGCAGGCCGTGAGGGACGCCATCGCCCGCCAGGGCGTCCCACCCCTGGAACTAGACCGGCCACAGGGGCCCAGCTGGCCGGACCGGGAGGCGGGCGTGCTGGCCACGCTGGCGCAGGGTCCACTGGGGGGACGACCGCAGGACCAACCCTCGGCGGTCTATCAGGCGTGCTTTCTGCCCAGTTGGGACCTGCCCCTGCTGATCATGGTGCAGCGATCGGCCACGCCACTGCTCACGGCCGTGGCCACGGAACCCTTCTCCGGTCCGGATCCGCAGGGCCGGGTCCGGGTGCTCCGCTGGCCGGTCCCCGTTCGCGTGGACACGGAATTGATGTCCTGGTCCGTCCGGGCGAATCTGGCCGAGGAGGACCTGACGGTCTTGGA is part of the Deinococcus radiotolerans genome and harbors:
- a CDS encoding PadR family transcriptional regulator, which gives rise to MPLRLTQALANVLYVLQHDPPPHYPYHLAKRTAVTQGAIYNLLDRLEEHGLVTSDLEDIDPKVAGRPARRHFALTAAGRERATTLTQARPPLLPRVP
- a CDS encoding S-layer homology domain-containing protein, whose translation is MRTHLTLLTLTLTASLAAAQSTAPSAMPAPSPASPAAQTASPAKPATPGAIVDVPAGHWARAGVTLLIQKGLILGYPDGTFRGNQAITRYEAAAIFARLLSQGVFQLPGVQAQLTPADLDVLARAITELAAQIVTINTRLTDVVTDVDDVKARLGVVEGTLQQVVGVAATKSDVDAVAAQAATKTDLAAVQAGAASAEQVQALEARVAALEAEKAALQAKAAQDQAAAAVSAKAAEPKPGDLPNVTFRPDAPANAYVGGGVQKSLVDGVGYSAVLGLQQVAGGFGVQAAADFNSSARLYSAQANVTRPFGGADALFQPYVGLGGGVLVSPDRQSGASAADGFVSALGGVNYAFTDTLKVFVELDGRYYLSRKGAGTGLADGSAGGLGGGVRLGAKLTF
- a CDS encoding DsbA family protein, which produces MTPAEPRDHPTQQRRTLGLVLAVTSVAALAAILFLPNGSEDRATHVFNTDGRPVLGNPKVGAEIVLFSDYKCPNCQAFERTHLPLIEQQLVRTGQAHVVFLHSPFLAPDSRDAARSAECAFRQGNAQFLKVNAALYARQGDERDAWATPGLLRDVARDAGLNLQAYDACLHDRAVDTQVQLDLDQHKAAGMKGTPTVFVNGVRTPAGVAEIREAMARTTPPRL